In the Colletotrichum lupini chromosome 1, complete sequence genome, one interval contains:
- a CDS encoding short-chain dehydrogenase, producing the protein MVGSKDLPPSTLSFGRVFYNNQFCAKPQWPAPGTSLSGKTAIITGGNTGLGFEAALQLLDLELSRLILAVRSLQRGEEAATKLRRRYPTATISVQLLDMTSYESVQDFVRRIDNEVDRIDIALLNAGAIRMGFTKVPSTGHEETIQVNYLSTMLLALLLLPVLKAKRQKNGGPARLTIVSAALTLAAAFPNRAADPLLPSFDDPEAFAIHGREAYNTSKLLAHMFLWKLVDYVSADDVIVNLADPAWCKGTNLARDAQGIMKLGVVVFGATTGRTPRVGASCFVDAIVNKGKESHGCFLMSWKIHPFAAFLYTSEGITVTDRLWEETLQELEFAGVRSILKAS; encoded by the exons ATGGTCGGCTCTAAAGACCTTCCTCCATCAACTCTCTCCTTTGGGCGCGTCTTCTACAACAATCAATTCTGTGCGAAGCCGCAATGGCCGGCCCCGGGCACCAGTCTTTCCGGCAAAACCGCGATTATCACGGGCGGGAACACAGGTCTAGGCTTTGAAGCCGCCCTTCAACTGTTAGATCTCGAGTTGTCCCGCTTGATCCTAGCTGTGCGCTCACTCCAGCGAGGCGAAGAAGCCGCCACGAAGCTTCGTCGCCGATATCCCACTGCAACTATCAGCGTGCAACTTCTCGATATGACGTCTTACGAGTCTGTCCAAGATTTCGTACGTCGCATTGACAACGAGGTGGATCGCATCGACATCGCCCTTCTCAATGCCGGAGCGATACGGATGGGCTTTACCAAAGTCCCTAGCACTGGTCACGAGGAGACAATTCAAGTCAACTACCTGTCAACTATGCTCCTCGCCCTACTTCTTCTCCCTGTTCTGAAGGCCAAACGTCAGAAGAATGGCGGCCCCGCGCGTCTTACAATTGTCAGCGCAGCTTTAACGTTGGCAGCCGCGTTTCCCAATAGAGCTGCCGACCCCCTCCTCCCATCCTTTGATGATCCCGAAGCCTTCGCCATCCACGGCCGGGAAGCCTATAATACTTCGAAGCTGCTCGCTCACATGTTTCTCTGGAAACTGGTAGATTATGTTTCGGCTGACGATGTAATTGTCAACCTCGCAGATCCGGCGTGGTGCAAAGGCACAAACCTAGCCCGAGATGCACAGGGCATCATGAAGTTGGGAGTCGTGGTATTTGGGGCAACGACTGGACGAACGCCACGAGTAGGTGCCTCTTGCTTTGTTGATGCCATTGTCAACAAAGGCAAAGAGTCTCATGGGTGTTTCCTTATGAGCTGGAAAATTCATCC GTTTGCTGCGTTTCTCTACACCTCCGAGGGCATCACTGTTACAGATCGTCTTTGGGAAGAGACACTACAAGAGCTTGAATTTGCAGGCGTTCGATCCATCTTGAAAGCGTCGTAG
- a CDS encoding aldehyde dehydrogenase has protein sequence MLSSPPLRLRIARNSSSPAKPLLSTCSFPCRSRFCDTPLIRQRHLNLDPHAKRTRQRHPAARRFFSSTPHHRQSNIVNNIAAMSDLSVELTAPNGVKYTQPTGLFINNEFVKSAKGELIDSIDPATEEKIASVQAAEVQDIDKAVKAAHAALRHESWKGISATDRGALMYKLADLIEQHKETLATIDAWDNGKTYADALEIDLSECVTVIRYYAGWADKTYGQTITSIPQKFAYTLRQPIGVVAQVIPWNYPLSMATWKLGPALACGNTVVLKATEQTPLSILYLGTLIKEAGFPPGVVNFVNGLGRVAGGALVSHPLVDKVAFTGSTATARAIMGEAAKTLKNITLETGGKSPLLVFGDADLGQAVKWSHMGIMSNQGQICTATSRILVQEDIYDEFIPKFLETLKATSKVGSQWDKDTYQGPQVSKVQFERVLEYIDIGKNEGATLAAGGEPLNIGGKGKGFFVAPTVFTNVTTSMRVWGEEIFGPVVVIARFKTEEEAIALANNSQYGLGAAVFTQNVERAHRVASEIEAGMVWVNSTQDSDPRVPFGGVKQSGIGRELGEAGLEAYSQIKAVHVNMGTRL, from the exons ATGCTCTCCTCTCCTCCCCTTCGCCTGCGCATCGCTCGCAATTCCTCTTCACCTGCCAAACCCCTTCTCTCAACTTGTTCATTTCCTTGTCGGTCTCGATTCTGTGATACCCCCCTGATCCGACAACGCCACCTCAACCTCGACCCTCACGCGAAAAGAACACGCCAGAGACACCCAGCGGCGCGTCGCTTCTTCTCATCGACCCCTCACCATCGCCAGTCAAACATTGTCAACAACATCGCCGCAATGTCCGACCTCTCCGTTGAGCTGACGGCCCCCAACGGCGTCAAGTACACCCAGCCCACAGGCCTTTTCATCAACAATGAGTTTGTCAAATCTGCCAAGGGCGAGCTCATTGACTCGATAGACCCTGC CACCGAAGAAAAGATTGCATCCGTCCAGGCTGCTGAGGTCCAAGACATTGACAAGGCCGTCAAGGCCGCACACGCAGCGCTGAGACACGAGTCCTGGAAGGGCATCTCGGCCACGGATCGTGGCGCCCTCATGTACAAGCTCGCCGATCTGATTGAGCAGCACAAGGAGACTCTTGCTACCATCGATGCATGGGACAATG GCAAGACGTACGCCGATGCCCTCGAGATTGACCTCTCCGAGTGCGTCACCGTCATCCGCTACTACGCCGGCTGGGCCGACAAGACCTACGGCCAGACCATCACCAGCATCCCCCAAAAGTTCGCCTACACCCTTCGTCAGCCCATTGGCGTCGTCGCCCAAGT TATCCCCTGGAACTACCCCCTCAGCATGGCCACCTGGAAACTCGGCCCAGCCCTCGCCTGCGGCAACACAGTCGTCCTCAAAGCCACAGAGCAGACCCCGCTGAGCATCCTCTACCTCGGCACCCTCATCAAGGAAGCCGGCTTCCCCCCGGGCGTCGTCAACTTTGTAAACGGCCTCGGCCGCGTCGCCGGCGGCGCCCTCGTCAGCCACCCTCTCGTCGATAAGGTCGCCTTCACAGGCAGCACGGCCACGGCTCGCGCCATCATGGGCGAGGCCGCCAAGACGCTCAAGAACATCACCCTCGAGACCGGCGGCAAGTCTCCGCTCCTCGTCTTTGGCGACGCCGACCTCGGGCAGGCCGTCAAGTGGTCCCACATGGGCATCATGTCCAACCAGGGCCAGATCTGCACCGCCACCTCCCGCATCCTCGTCCAGGAGGATATCTACGACGAGTTCATCCCAAAGTTCCTCGAGACCCTCAAGGCGACCAGCAAAGTCGGCAGCCAGTGGGACAAGGACACCTACCAGGGACCCCAGGTCTCCAAGGTCCAGTTCGAGCGCGTGCTCGAGTACATCGACATTGGCAAGAACGAGGGCGCCACCCTCGCCGCGGGCGGAGAACCCCTCAACATTGGCGGCAAGGGCAAGGGCTTCTTCGTCGCGCCCACCGTCTTCACAAACGTCACGACGTCGATGCGCGTATGGGGCGAGGAGATTTTCGGGCCCGTCGTGGTGATTGCGCGCTTCAAgaccgaggaggaggcgatCGCGTTGGCGAACAACAGCCAGTACGGGCTCGGCGCCGCGGTTTTCACGCAGAACGTCGAGCGGGCGCACCGTGTTGCGTCGGAGATTGAGGCGGGCATGGTGTGGGTTAACAGCACCCAGGACAGCGACCCGCGCGTGCCGTTTGGAGGTGTCAAGCAGAGTGGTATTGGAAGGGAGTTGGGCGAGGCTGGGTTGGAGGCGTATAGTCAGATCAAGGCTGTCCACGTCAACATGGGCACGAGGCTGTGA
- a CDS encoding alpha amylase, with the protein MTKTPDPAPLYSCIDKRDVEQHLDWIHDTHRRSLSRGQTSEVEMTFGIGDFHAYTGEFDEELLAEIQAKDELASADVDHQTYMYDSSAGTGTFAYVLDSGIRISHADFQGRAIKGTNVIPEVAHDDDFGHGTHVAGTIGSVRFGVAKNATLVDVKTTRVAYGTTAKIIEALEWSVQNITNTPGRAGKSVVSMSLALNDAVDAATALGVFVVVGAGNDGKDASTRSPASAPTAFTVGAIDINSTRARWSNFGPSVDVFAAGVDTGVASDQGEGTDLESSPKLTTPDVLFRSLLSSLFSIFPLPQIPERQFILVLPLLDPSKPLHSLLRQPSAATAQSPIMGDQEPTPENHTMMQGFEWYVPADQKHWVRLEKHVPQLKRFGVDNIWIPPACKGSSKTGNGYDIYDLYDLGEFDQKGSVATKWGTKEELLKLAHTAKDNGVGIYWDAVLNHKFAADRKEKCLAAEVDSDDRTKFVSDKYEIDAWVGYDFPGRKGKYSEQKYHWYHFSGVDYNARNEKTAIYKILGDKGDQQWAESVDDEKGNYDFLMGSDLDYDHPEVVKDVLNWGKWLAQEVPLQGIRFDAIKHYSEDFLRQFITELDKEYGKGWFFVGEFWKDSLDDMSEYLQRMGRQFTLFDAPLVYNFSEISKGNGADMRKVFDGTLVQKEPINAVTLVMNHDTQPYQALEAPIEGWFKPIAYALILLRTDGYPCVWYGDIYGIKGEHPFPPSCGGAVPKMTLARKLYAYGKQADYFDYATCLGWVKYGTWDRPYGCAVVASNAGPGSKRMHVGEMHAGEVWTDVLGWNDREVTIGDDGFGEFVCSGTSVSIFVNKNADGRDKFNEEFDSNIYEE; encoded by the exons ATGACCAAAACCCCCGATCCTGCACCACTGTATAGTT GCATCGACAAACGCGACGTGGAGCAGCACCTTGATTGGATTCACGATACTCACAGGCGGAGTTTGTCTCGCGGTCAGACGAGTGAAGTCGAAATGACATTCGGAATCGGGGATTTTCATGCCTACACTGGCGAGTTTGACGAAGAGCTGTTGGCCGAGATTCAAGCCAAAGACGAG CTCGCCAGCGCCGACGTGGATCATCAGACCTACATGTACGACTCGAGTGCGGGAACAGGCACATTTGCCTACGTTCTCGACTCCGGGATTCGCATCTCCCATGCTGACTTCCAGGGACGCGCGATCAAGGGCACCAACGTTATCCCCGAAGTTGCTCACGACGACGATTTTGGGCACGGCACGCACGTGGCTGGCACCATTGGATCCGTAAGGTTCGGTGTCGCAAAGAATGCGACCCTCGTCGACGTGAAGACGACCAGGGTTGCTTATGGGACGACGGCCAAGATTATCGAGGCTCTGGAGTGGTCTGTACAGAATATCACCAACACTCCTGGGAGGGCTGGCAAGTCTGTCGTCAGTATGAGtctag CATTGAATGATGCCGTCGACGCAGCTACAGCCTTGGGtgtcttcgtcgtcgtcggtgcTGGGAACGATGGAAAGGATGCTTCCACGAGATCACCAGCTAGCGCGCCGACTGCCTTCACCGTTGGTGCGATTGACATCAACAGCACTAGAGCTAGGTGGTCCAACTTTGGGCCTTCTGTGGATGTCTTTGCTGCTGGGGTGGAT ACCGGAGTTGCCTCCGATCAAGGTGAGGGCACAGACCTCGAGTCGTCACCGAAGCTCACCACG CCTGACGTCTTGTTCCGATCCCTCCTCTCTTCTCTTTTCTCAATCTTTCCTCTTCCCCAAATTCCTGAACGCCAATTCATCCTTGTTCTACCCCTCCTCGACCCCTCCAAACCCCTCCATTCACTCCTCCGCCAGCCGTCAGCCGCAACGGCACAATCGCCCATCATGGGAGACCAGGAACCGACCCCCGAGAACCACACGATGATGCAGGGCTTCGAGTGGTATGTGCCTGCGGATCAGAAGCACTGGGTCCGCCTCGAGAAGCATGTTCCCCAGCTCAAGCGATTCGGTGTGGATAACATCTGGATCCCGCCAGC GTGCAAGGGATCATCAAAGACTGGAAACGGATACGACATCTATGATCT CTACGACTTGGGCGAGTTTGACCAGAAGGGATCCGTAGCGACAAAATGGGGCACCAAGGAGGAACTTCTGAAGCTGGCGCACACCGCCAAGGACAACGGCGTCGGCATTTACTGGGACGCCGTCCTCAACCACAAGTTCGCGGCCGACCGCAAGGAGAAGTGTCTCGCTGCCGAGGTCGACTCCGACGACCGCACAAAGTTTGTCAGCGACAAGTACGAGATCGACGCCTGGGTCGGCTACGACTTCCCTGGTCGCAAGGGCAAGTACAGCGAACAGAAGTACCATTGGTATCACTTCAGTGGTGTCGACTACAATGCCAGGAACGAGAAGACGGCAATCTACAAGATCCTGGGTGACAAGGGCGACCAGCAATGGGCGGAGAGTGTCGACGACGAGAAGGGAAACTA CGACTTCCTGATGGGTTCTGATCTCGACTACGACCACCCCGAGGTAGTCAAGGATGTCCTCAACTGGGGCAAGTGGCTGGCCCAGGAGGTGCCGCTCCAGGGCATCCGTTTCGACGCCATCAAGCACTATAGTGAGGACTTTTTGCGTCAATTCATCACCGAGCTGGATAAGGAGTACGGCAAGGGCTGGTTCTTTGTCGGCGAGTTCTGGAAGGACAGTCTCGACGACATGTCCGAGTACCTGCAGCGCATGGGCAGGCAGTTCACCCTCTTCGATGCGCCTCTGGTGTACAACTTTAGCGAGATCAGCAAGGGCAACGGCGCCGACATGAGAAAGGTCTTTGACGGCACTCTGGTGCAGAAGGAGCCCATCAATGCAGTG ACCTTGGTCATGAACCACGACACGCAACCCTACCAGGCCTTGGAGGCCCCGATAGAGGGCTGGTTCAAGCCCATCGCGTACGCCCTCATTCTCCTTCGCACCGACGGATACCCCTGCGTCTGGTACGGCGACATTTACGGCATCAAGGGCGAGCACCCCTTCCCGCCCTCGTGCGGCGGGGCCGTGCCCAAGATGACGCTGGCTAGAAAGCTCTACGCCTATGGCAAGCAGGCGGACTACTTTGACTACGCGACGTGCCTGGGCTGGGTCAAGTACGGTACCTGGGACCGCCCCTACGGCTGCGCCGTGGTGGCCAGCAACGCCGGACCGGGATCCAAGCGTATGCATGTTGGTGAGATGCACGCCGGCGAGGTCTGGACCGATGTTTTGGGCTGGAACGACAGGGAGGTTACCATTGGCGACGACGGCTTTGGCGAGTTCGTGTGCTCTGGTACCTCGGTGAGCATCTTTGTCAACAAGAATGCCGACGGCAGGGACAAGTTCAACGAAGAATT CGACTCCAACATTTACGAAGAATAG